The Polyangium mundeleinium genome contains the following window.
GGGCCAGGCTCGCGTGGAGGGTCGAAAGGAGGACGGTGCCCACGGCGAGAAGCTGCGTAGAGATGCGCATCGAAGTTCCTTGGTGTGTACCCCGGCGCTTTGCAAGGGGGAGGCCATCGGGGGAGGGCCTGGGGCCCGCGGCGTTTGCCGAGGGACGTGGGCGCGCTGAGAACGGCCGTTTCCATACGGGCGTGGCCGGAATGTCAGGGGGCGGGGATACCGGACGGATGCTAACAGCCCGTGGATCTACGCGCCCCCGATCGCGACCCCAACATCTTGCATTTGATGCGGGTACATCCCGCGCCACGTGGCCCGGGAAAATCGTGCCAACCGCCTCGGCGTGCCCCGTACCAGGGCCACCATGGCTGCCCATATCACCAAAACTGCAAGGGCGGAGCCCTTCCGGGCCGCGGCCAGGGCCCGCGGGGTCCCTGCGCCGAGTATTTGACGTAGCACGAGCCCCAAATTGAGCGCGGCGATATGCGCCAGGTAGCGTTTTCTCACGTTCTCCCGGCCTCTCACTCGCACCCTCCTCATTCCGCCCGTCTCGCATGCGTGGGCGAATGTTCGTTCGATGAGCTCTCCACGTTTGCGTTGAAGAGCGCGCCCCTTCGGACGACGCACGCGGTTTCGGTTCCCGTAAAACGTTTGCTGCATATCCCAGCCCTTGTCCACCCATCTGCGGACGGACTGGATCCTCTCCGGGACGTACGTGCGATAGCCGGACACCTTCAACGATAGAAGCAGCTCGGCCTTGTGATACCCCTTGTCCGCCACGACCTCGATCACGGTGCGCTCGGGCTCCGCGTCGCTGCTGCCGCCCTCCGGAGGCGGATCGTCGTCCGAATCGCGCTCCTCGCTGCTCTTGGCCTGCTCGACATTCGTGCGCGCCTGCTCGAGGCTTTGCGCCATCGTCGCTGGGTCGGCCTCGTTCGCTGAATAGACCTCCGCGGCGACCACGACGCCCGTGCTCATGTCGACGACATGCTCGGTCTTGTAGGCCAATCGCGTGCGGCCATCCTTGAGCTTTGCGATGCGGGCATCTTCGTCGGTGGGGCTTTTCCAGTCGGTATTCGACGTCTTCTTTCCCTTGCGCTTGCGGTCGAGTCGCCGAGCATCCTCCATGGTCGGATTCTCGATGCCTTCCTCCTTCGCCAGCCGCTTGATGTAGTCCGCGTACACCTCGCCCGTCTCGCGCCGCACGATCGCCTTCATCGAGGCGTCCGCGCGGAGATACGTCGAGTCCACGCCCATGACTTTGCCATGGAGGAGCCCGGAGCGATTCACGACCCCGAGCACGAAGGCGAACATCCCCTCGAAAACCTCACTGCCGAGGCGCTTGCGCATCTTGGAAAGCGTCGAATGGTCGGGCACCGTTTCGCCGGGCAACAGCCCGAGGTATTCCCGCAGCGACAGCGAGTCCGAGCAGCGCCACTCGAGCCCACGCTCGGACTCGATCCCCTCGAAGTAGCCGACCAGCAGCATCCGGAAGTAAAGCCCAGGCGGGATCGATGGCCTCCCCGCCGTCCCGTCGGCCTCGAAATACTTCGCGCACGCCGCCTCCATGGCCCGGTCAAACCCGTTCTCGCGAAGAAGCTCGTTCAGCTTCTCGTAGAACCGGTGCCCCGGCGACCGCGGCAGCGAAGGCGCCGCCACCCAGAGCGACGCCTGCTTCTCACGTGTTCGCCCCATCGACATGACGCGGACAAACTACCATCGACGCCAGTTCCTGTCGAGCCTCCTTCGGGATAAGTCCACAGGCTGCTAAGGGGCGCAGTAGCCGAATCCAGGGCCGAAAAGGCGCTCTTCTTTGCAATGGCGGCCCGTGGGGCAATCGACGTCGTCGTGTTCGAGGCGACAGATCGGGACGCGATCGCTGCTGCTGCACGCGTCCGAGCACTCGACAGCCGTGTACTTGAAGGCGACCTCGTCCCACAGGCCGCAACAGACGCCGCCGAGGTGCGCGCAGTCGTCGGGACCATCGCACGGGATCGCGAGGGAGATGCAGGCGTCCGCGGCCGTGCACGCAGTGGTGGGGGCGCTGCCCTGCTCGACGCAGCAGACCTCGGAGGAGCCGCAGGTGTCGTCGCCGCAGCGGACCCCATGGCCTTGCGCCGAGCCGCCGCCGCCCGCGTGGCCCGTGGGCGGCTGGTAGTCGCCGAGCCAGCACGCGCTCGCCGCAGAGATGAGGCCCACCACCATCGATGACAGAAGGATCCTCGTGCGCACCATGCCACGCCAGGATGGCACGGCACGGCGTGATCGCGGAAGATCGCAAGGGCTCGCCCCGCACGCTTTCGTGCGGAGCTTACCCTTCGCCTCGGGCGCGCGTGAGCCCGTCGAGCAAGCGCCCGTGCGCGAGGTCCGATGCGGCGCGTACGTCGGACACGCCGAACGGAGCGAATGCGCCGGACATGGCGAGCACCGCGAGGCCCTGGTGCATTGCAAAGACGGGGATCACGTAGGAGAGCGCCTCGCCTTCGCCGAAATACCCCGCCGCCTGGGCCTCCGCGATGTAGCGATAGAGGAGGCCGAGGCTGCGCTCGCGGCCGTTCACGAACGCAGGGTCGTTCGGATCGGCGTCGGCGGAGAACATCGCCTGGAAATACCCGGGGTGCTCCATCGCGAAGCGCACGTACGCATGCGCGGCCGCGAGGAAACGCGCGCGGAGGTCCGGGCCCGCCGCCGTGAGCGCCGCGTCGACCGCGTCCGCGAGGCGATGCGCCCCCTCGGCCGCGAGCGCCGTGAGCAGCGCCCGCTTGTCCGCAAAATGCCGGTACGGCGCCGCATGCGAAACGCCGACCCGACGCGCGAGCTCGCGAAGCGTGAACCCCATCGGCCCATGCTCCTCGATGAGCGCGAGCGCGGCCTCCCGAAGCGCGCGAGGCAGATCCCCATGGTGGTACGGGCGAGGCGGCGGACGTCGAGGCACCTCGGGAGCCTACCACGTCCGCGGCGCATGTTGACGATCGCAACATTCCATGTTGACGGTGGAAACTTCAGGATGTTGCCGCTGTCTACATGGGCACGACCGGAGAGGAACCCCGGTCCCCGGAGGGAACCGTCATGATCAAAGGAACCGAGAACGTCCTCGAAGCCCGCCTGCTCGCGTCCGTCGCCCGCGTGCGCCCGATCGCGGAGGCCCACGCGGACGCGTCGAACGAGGGCGCGACGCTGCACCCGGCCGTGGTGGACGTGATGAAGGCGGAGGGGCTGTTCGCGCTGGCGGCGCCGAAAGAGGTCGGCGGGCTCGGCGCGGACGGGCGGACGCAGTTCGTGGTGTACGAGGCGATGGCGCACGCGGACCCGTCCGCAGGCTGGGCCCTGATGATCGGGGCGATCATGAACGGAATGATGGGCGCGTACCTACCGGAAGCGGCGACGCGGGAGATCTTCGCCGGTGGAATGCCGACGTCGGCCGGGCTGCAGGTGCCGATGGGGAAGGCGCAGCGGGTGCGCGGCGGGTTCGAGGTGACGGGGCGCTGGGGTTTCGGGAGCGGGATCCGGCACGCGAGCTGGGTGTACACGGCCGCGATGATCGAGGCGCCGGGGCAGGCCGGGCCGCCGTCGTTCGTGCAGGTCGCGGTGCCCGTGTCGCGCGTGACGATCGAGGACACGTGGAACACGGCGTTCCTGCGCGGGAGCGGGAGCAACCATTACCGCATGGAGGCGGTGTTCGTGGACGAGTCGTTCACGTGTTCGTATCCCGGCGCGGCGCGGAAGCGCGGGCAGGCCTATTTCGAGCTGCCGTTCATCGCGCTCACGGCGCCCGGGCACATCGGCTTCGCGCTCGGCGTGGCAAGGCGCGCGCTCGAAGAGATCGCGATCGTCGCGCCGCGCCGGATCAAGGCCTGGAACAGCGAGACGCTGGCGGCACAATCGAGCTTCCGGGTGGAGCTCGGCCGAAAGCGCGCGGCCCTCGACGCGGCGCGGGCGCTCGCGCGCGAGGTGATGGAGCTGTCGATGCAAAAAGCCGAGGCGGGGGCGCCGCTTTCCCCCGAGGATTGGGCCGCGGTGCGGGCCGCGACGACGTATACGACGGAGGTCGCGGCGGACGTCACGTCGTTCGCGTTTCGGGCGGGCGGGTCGAGCGCGATTTATGCGGGTACGGTGCTGGAGCGGTGCTTCCGGGACATTCACGCGGCCGCGCAGCACATCGCCGCGACGGACGATTCGTACGAGTACGCGGCCCGCGTGGCCATGGGCGAAGCGCCGTTCAATCTGCTGCTCTTGCCGCGGGATTCGGCCTAGAAACCAGCGCCGAAGCTGATGTACCCGAACGGCAGGACGCCGACGGCGCCCGGATCCGGATCGTCGCCGAAGACGTTGAACCCCGGGCCCACGAGCGCCATCGCGCCGACGCGGAACTGAAAACCAGCGCCGTCCACCGGGTGCAAGCGATACCCGACCATGAGATTGCCATACGCGCCGATGCCCGAGCCCGACGCGCTCGAACCGAAGCTGTTCGACGCCTGCGCCGTCGCATACGTGACTGAGACCCCACCGCCGAGCTCGAGCGCGTGCTTGCCGCTGCGAACGCCGAGGTAGCTCGCCGTGATGGGGAAGGTCAAAAGGCTCGCGCTCGCGCTCGCCGAAGAGGACCCCGACGAGACCGTCGCCCCGATCGAGATGTAGCTGAACCCGACGCGCACGCCGAGGTCGTCGATGACGCGGCGCTCATAATTGATCGAGTACCAGAGCCCAGCCCCGAGGCCCTCGGCATAGACCGAGTTCGGCGCGGGTTTGTCCTTCGTATCTTCTTCCTTG
Protein-coding sequences here:
- a CDS encoding transposase produces the protein MGRTREKQASLWVAAPSLPRSPGHRFYEKLNELLRENGFDRAMEAACAKYFEADGTAGRPSIPPGLYFRMLLVGYFEGIESERGLEWRCSDSLSLREYLGLLPGETVPDHSTLSKMRKRLGSEVFEGMFAFVLGVVNRSGLLHGKVMGVDSTYLRADASMKAIVRRETGEVYADYIKRLAKEEGIENPTMEDARRLDRKRKGKKTSNTDWKSPTDEDARIAKLKDGRTRLAYKTEHVVDMSTGVVVAAEVYSANEADPATMAQSLEQARTNVEQAKSSEERDSDDDPPPEGGSSDAEPERTVIEVVADKGYHKAELLLSLKVSGYRTYVPERIQSVRRWVDKGWDMQQTFYGNRNRVRRPKGRALQRKRGELIERTFAHACETGGMRRVRVRGRENVRKRYLAHIAALNLGLVLRQILGAGTPRALAAARKGSALAVLVIWAAMVALVRGTPRRLARFSRATWRGMYPHQMQDVGVAIGGA
- a CDS encoding TetR/AcrR family transcriptional regulator, yielding MPRRPPPRPYHHGDLPRALREAALALIEEHGPMGFTLRELARRVGVSHAAPYRHFADKRALLTALAAEGAHRLADAVDAALTAAGPDLRARFLAAAHAYVRFAMEHPGYFQAMFSADADPNDPAFVNGRERSLGLLYRYIAEAQAAGYFGEGEALSYVIPVFAMHQGLAVLAMSGAFAPFGVSDVRAASDLAHGRLLDGLTRARGEG
- a CDS encoding acyl-CoA dehydrogenase family protein; this translates as MIKGTENVLEARLLASVARVRPIAEAHADASNEGATLHPAVVDVMKAEGLFALAAPKEVGGLGADGRTQFVVYEAMAHADPSAGWALMIGAIMNGMMGAYLPEAATREIFAGGMPTSAGLQVPMGKAQRVRGGFEVTGRWGFGSGIRHASWVYTAAMIEAPGQAGPPSFVQVAVPVSRVTIEDTWNTAFLRGSGSNHYRMEAVFVDESFTCSYPGAARKRGQAYFELPFIALTAPGHIGFALGVARRALEEIAIVAPRRIKAWNSETLAAQSSFRVELGRKRAALDAARALAREVMELSMQKAEAGAPLSPEDWAAVRAATTYTTEVAADVTSFAFRAGGSSAIYAGTVLERCFRDIHAAAQHIAATDDSYEYAARVAMGEAPFNLLLLPRDSA